The Trypanosoma brucei brucei TREU927 chromosome 9, whole genome shotgun sequence genome includes a window with the following:
- a CDS encoding hypothetical protein, conserved (weak similarity to NADH-ubiquinone oxidoreductase chain 5 (EC 1.6.5.3). (Swiss-Prot:P04540) (Trypanosoma brucei brucei;)): MKRNICWTSRVSLLFFFLCLFGVCLCCVELRPKRDEKCVIILSFYCSVSFCFVNAFLFFFLLTFLNFRFYFIKKNKKEEIISIFLSFSLFFLYPLFVQFHCPFNLFYPFFFLLLFLFPTCVMISYTLPIYNYFFFLLISLFFTFLLFFF; encoded by the coding sequence atgaaacgGAATATTTGCTGGACCTCACGTGTTTCTTTgctattcttctttctttgtttatttggtGTTTGTTTATGTTGTGTGGAGTTGAGACCAAAAAGAGATGAGAAGTGTGTAATCATTCTCAGCTTTTATTGCTCAgtctctttctgttttgttaacgcttttctttttttttttttattgaccTTCCTTAactttcgtttttattttataaaaaaaaacaaaaaagaagaaattatatctatctttctttccttttctcttttttttttatatcctCTTTTCGTACAATTCCACTGCCCTTTCAATCTCTTttaccctttctttttcttgttgttgttcctctttcccaCTTGTGTGATGATATCATATACGCTGCCTATTTacaactatttttttttccttcttatttctctcttttttacttttcttttattttttttttaa
- a CDS encoding hypothetical protein, conserved (similar to metal ion-dependent hydrolase related to Alanyl-tRNA synthetase), translated as MKTVISTAFARVGELACQQDSFLREITARVVSCEAAAVNRNNSGASGKKSKSSGTQVELPQSYDVILTDSVLFPDGGGQPCDHGVLIRRETNEELPVRVVQRRGDSCVMNLPCMLKVGEDVQLRVDWDRRLDHMQHHSAQHLLTAVVEDPSFCGLPTVSWALTQPYCHIVLPTGKRIEPEMLQRIEEHCNRVIARAVPVRCRVYSSKEEYENDLQREPEKNDDGGRLRGSRPIPPDVAGPIRIIDMEGIDCCTCCGTHVTNLAQLQVLKLLHQETKGDTLKLFFIAGERVRRFFGDMYGRERELMKEMGGIRPEDFVSAAIRKGKDFVELEKRLKHMTQELMKLRSEKLIAEAKQLSENGKGDSASHRPPVVVYRRDDVDADFFSGLRDELRQACPNCVGVFAWAMAPLTAAKTGQFMIVGPTESVEVLAPVVCAALEGKGGMSKFGYRGKGSLCAWEDLVKELTSKG; from the coding sequence ATGAAGACTGTAATTTCCACTGCTTTTGCACGCGTTGGTGAGCTTGCTTGTCAGCAGGATTCATTCCTGCGTGAGATAACCGCTCGTGTCGTATCCTGCGAGGCTGCCGCTGTGAACAGAAACAATAGTGGTGCCTCCGGtaaaaagagcaaaagtaGCGGTACACAAGTGGAGCTGCCGCAAAGCTACGACGTGATACTCACCGACTCTGTTCTGTTTCCCGACGGTGGTGGGCAACCGTGCGACCATGGTGTTCTTATCCGGCGAGAAACAAACGAGGAACTGCCGGTCCGTGTGGTTCAGCGGCGAGGTGATTCGTGTGTGATGAATTTGCCGTGCATGCTCAAAGTCGGTGAGGACGTCCAACTCCGGGTTGACTGGGACCGCCGTCTCGACCACATGCAGCACCACTCCGCGCAGCATTTGTTGACTGCTGTCGTTGAAGACCCCAGTTTCTGTGGTTTGCCAACAGTGTCGTGGGCGCTAACGCAGCCATACTGTCATATCGTTCTTCCAACAGGAAAAAGGATTGAGCCTGAGATGTTGCAGCGAATCGAAGAGCACTGCAATCGTGTCATTGCGCGGGCGGTTCCTGTACGGTGCAGAGTATACAGCAGCAAAGAGGAGTATGAAAACGACTTGCAGAGGGAGCCGGAGAAAAATGACGACGGAGGAAGGCTGCGCGGCTCGCGACCCATTCCTCCAGATGTTGCGGGGCCCATTCGTATAATTGATATGGAGGGTATTGACTGTTGCACTTGTTGTGGCACTCACGTCACCAACTTGGCGCAGTTGCAAGTATTGAAGCTCCTACACCAAGAAACCAAAGGAGATACACTGAAACTGTTCTTCATTGCAGGTGAACGCGTGAGGCGTTTCTTCGGCGACATGTATGGTCGCGAGAGGGAGCTAATGAAAGAAATGGGTGGCATACGGCCTGAAGATTTCGTTTCGGCAGCCATtcgaaagggaaaagactTCGTGGAGCTGGAGAAACGATTGAAGCACATGACTCAAGAGCTTATGAAACTGCGGAGCGAGAAACTTATCGCAGAGGCAAAACAGTTGTCAGAAAACGGGAAGGGTGACAGTGCCAGTCACAGGCCTCCTGTTGTCGTTTACCGTCGCGATGATGTTGACGCAGATTTCTTCAGCGGACTTCGGGATGAACTGCGACAAGCGTGTCCCAACTGTGTCGGTGTCTTTGCTTGGGCAATGGCTCCTCTAACCGCAGCCAAAACGGGGCAATTTATGATTGTTGGCCCAACTGAAAGTGTAGAGGTTTTGGCGCCGGTTGTGTGTGCAGCTCTCGAGGGTAAGGGAGGCATGTCGAAGTTTGGCTACCGTGGAAAGGGAAGCCTTTGCGCTTGGGAAGATCTCGTGAAGGAGTTGACTTCCAAGGGGtaa